The following coding sequences lie in one Kryptolebias marmoratus isolate JLee-2015 linkage group LG5, ASM164957v2, whole genome shotgun sequence genomic window:
- the tent4a gene encoding terminal nucleotidyltransferase 4A isoform X1, whose amino-acid sequence MDPRVAWIQPEQKGPANALWMHVWETSQGAGTLSARQQRQLHNQNQNHSHFVGYAALDVLKNVATAVASSKASVCGNVPGCLSGGSGHHGAGPAAPAPRQGTAASNGTARSSVAEPPGGGRALPQKKTSSVSSSSSQESETEGSPPPPGRSLERTMGGSATGGALFCSRDGGAEGNANLCHHRHPEEHPALNLPQVCGKRHQQVPPSAHASSSHSHHPGRRKSDNKASTYGANYWLSNCANGNCANTWTPWKTRKYKPGVLGLHEEVVDFYNFMSPRPEEAAMRKEVVTRIKRIITELWPKADVQIFGSFSTGLYLPTSDIDLVVFGSWERPPLQELEQALREHNVAEPDSIKVLDKATVPIIKLTDQETEVKVDICFNMNSGVKAASFIKDYLKEYPVLPYLIFVLKQFLLQRDLNEVFTGGISSYSLILMVISFLQLHPRIDARIPNQNLGMLLIEFFELYGRQFNYLKTAIRLANGGAYVAKEEMMKVMTNGNRPSMLCIEDPLVPGNDVGRGSYGAMQVKQAFDYAYIVLSHAVSPLARSYPNKDCERSDTLGRIIRLTQEVIKYREWIIKKWGGKDSPRADDRAVTSPKEPVSHQEPCEPGGGGVGGSEEQQRDSVSPHSADSPMSISSPQQHSSDSSVSSLSGSDNDSDSAVPCPLPPPALPAYVSFPPLALALAPGLNMATGKPGVGGHHLLLPPGSQAHVSLAGALALHSMPGRQVCMDTGLPPFFHLPPPAHAPAPSSPQPPPSPHSGHTHKNGTKFNMKGFFSQPLVNSAAVANRGHTQYHGKSWRRRKRDGLPVSLSR is encoded by the exons ATGGATCCGAGGGTAGCCTGGATCCAGCCCGAACAGAAAGGACCTGCGAACGCCTTATGGATGCACGTCTGGGAGACCTCTCAGGGAGCGGGGACGCTCTCCGCTCGGCAGCAGCGGCAGCTccacaaccagaaccagaaccacagccACTTCGTGGGCTACGCGGCGCTGGACGTTTTGAAGAATGTGGCGACCGCGGTCGCGTCGAGCAAGGCGAGCGTTTGCGGTAACGTCCCGGGCTGCCTGAGCGGCGGCAGCGGCCATCACGGCGCGGGGCCGGCGGCTCCGGCTCCCAGGCAGGGGACGGCGGCGTCCAACGGGACCGCGCGCAGCTCCGTCGCGGAGCCACCGGGCGGGGGTAGAGCCCTGCCCCAGAAGAAGACGAGCTCGgtctcctcctcgtcttcccaGGAGTCGGAGACGGAgggctctcctcctcctcccggcCGCTCGCTCGAGAGGACTATGGGGGGGAGCGCGACGGGCGGCGCGCTCTTCTGCTCGAGGGACGGCGGCGCGGAGGGCAACGCGAACCTCTGCCACCACCGACACCCGGAGGAGCACCCGGCTTTAAATTTACCGCAGGTCTGCGGGAAGCGTCACCAGCAGGTCCCCCCCTCCGCGCACGCTAGCAGCTCACACAGTCACCACCCGGGCCGGAGGAAAAGCGACAACAAGGCGAGCACCTACGGGGCGAACTACTGGCTTTCGAACTGCGCCAATGGCAACTGTGCGAACACTTGGACGCCCTGGAAGACGAGGAAATACAAGCCCGGGGTGCTCGG gctccATGAAGAGGTGGTGGACTTCTACAACTTCATGTCCCCCCGGCCCGAAGAGGCAGCGATGAGGAAGGAGGTGGTGACGCGAATCAAGCGAATCATCACCGAGCTGTGGCCCAAAGCGGAC gtTCAGATATTTGGCAGCTTCAGCACAGGACTGTACCTTCCAACCAG CGACATCGACCTGGTCGTGTTCGGATCCTGGGAGCGACCCCCGctgcaggagctggagcagGCGCTCCGCGAGCACAACGTGGCGGAACCCGACTCCATTAAAGTGTTGGACAAAGCTACA GTGCCAATCATCAAACTGACGGACCAAGAGACCGAGGTGAAAGTGGACATCTGCTTCAACATGAACTCTGGGGTGAAGGCGGCGAGCTTCATCAAAGACTACTTAAAG GAGTACCCGGTTCTGCCTTACCTGATCTTTGTCCTGAAgcagtttctgctgcagagagaTCTGAATGAAGTCTTCACTGGGGGCATTAGCTCCTACAGCCTCATCCTGATGGTCATTAGTTTCCTCCAG CTCCATCCTCGTATCGACGCCCGAATCCCCAACCAGAACCTGGGCATGTTACTGATCGAGTTCTTTGAGCTGTACGGCCGCCAGTTCAACTACTTGAAAACAGCGATTCGCCTCGCGAACGGAGGCGCATACGTAGCCAAAGAGGAGATGATGAAGGTCATGACCAACGGGAACAGGCCGTCCATGCTCTGCATAGAGGACCCCCTGGTTCCGG GTAACGATGTGGGGAGGGGTTCTTACGGTGCCATGCAAGTCAAGCAGGCGTTTGACTACGCCTACATTGTGCTGAGTCATGCTGTGTCCCCTCTTGCTCGGTCGTATCCCAATAAAGACTGCGAAAGGTCAGA CACGTTGGGGAGGATCATCAGGTTGACCCAGGAAGTTATCAAGTACAGGGAGTGGATCATCAAGAAGTGGGGGGGCAAGGATTCACCGCGAGCGGACGACAGAG cagtgACGTCGCCCAAAGAGCCAGTTTCCCATCAGGAGCCGTGTGAGCCCGGCGGTGGGGGGGTCGGCGGTTCAGAAGAGCAGCAAAGGGACTCGGTGTCGCCTCACAGCGCCGACTCGCCCATGTCCATCTCCAGCCCCCAGCAGCACTCCTCGGACTCATCGGTGTCGTCGCTGTCCGGATCGGACAAC GACTCCGATTCAGCAGTGCCATGCCCCCTCCCTCCGCCAGCCTTACCAGCATATGTGTCCTTCCCCCCCCTTGCTTTGGCCTTAGCGCCGGGCCTCAACATGGCAACCGGAAAGCCCGGCGTGGGAGGGCACCATCTGCTCCTTCCGCCAGGTTCACAG GCTCACGTCTCGCTGGCCGGGGCTCTCGCGCTGCACTCCATGCCTGGCAGACAGGTGTGTATGGACACCGGGCTCCCTCCTTTCTTCCACTTGCCCCCCCCGGCCCACGCTCCCGCCCCTTCCAGCCCCCAGCCTCCGCCCAGCCCCCACTCCGGCCACACACACAAG aACGGGACAAAGTTCAACATGAAGGGCTTCTTCAGCCAGCCGCTGGTGAACAGCGCCGCCGTGGCGAACCGCGGACACACCCAGTATCACGGCAAGTCCTGGCGGCGCAGGAAGAGGGACGGCCTCCCCGTCAGCCTCAGCAGATAG
- the tent4a gene encoding terminal nucleotidyltransferase 4A isoform X3, whose protein sequence is MDPRVAWIQPEQKGPANALWMHVWETSQGAGTLSARQQRQLHNQNQNHSHFVGYAALDVLKNVATAVASSKASVCGNVPGCLSGGSGHHGAGPAAPAPRQGTAASNGTARSSVAEPPGGGRALPQKKTSSVSSSSSQESETEGSPPPPGRSLERTMGGSATGGALFCSRDGGAEGNANLCHHRHPEEHPALNLPQVCGKRHQQVPPSAHASSSHSHHPGRRKSDNKASTYGANYWLSNCANGNCANTWTPWKTRKYKPGVLGLHEEVVDFYNFMSPRPEEAAMRKEVVTRIKRIITELWPKADVQIFGSFSTGLYLPTSDIDLVVFGSWERPPLQELEQALREHNVAEPDSIKVLDKATVPIIKLTDQETEVKVDICFNMNSGVKAASFIKDYLKEYPVLPYLIFVLKQFLLQRDLNEVFTGGISSYSLILMVISFLQLHPRIDARIPNQNLGMLLIEFFELYGRQFNYLKTAIRLANGGAYVAKEEMMKVMTNGNRPSMLCIEDPLVPGNDVGRGSYGAMQVKQAFDYAYIVLSHAVSPLARSYPNKDCESTLGRIIRLTQEVIKYREWIIKKWGGKDSPRADDRAVTSPKEPVSHQEPCEPGGGGVGGSEEQQRDSVSPHSADSPMSISSPQQHSSDSSVSSLSGSDNDSDSAVPCPLPPPALPAYVSFPPLALALAPGLNMATGKPGVGGHHLLLPPGSQAHVSLAGALALHSMPGRQVCMDTGLPPFFHLPPPAHAPAPSSPQPPPSPHSGHTHKNGTKFNMKGFFSQPLVNSAAVANRGHTQYHGKSWRRRKRDGLPVSLSR, encoded by the exons ATGGATCCGAGGGTAGCCTGGATCCAGCCCGAACAGAAAGGACCTGCGAACGCCTTATGGATGCACGTCTGGGAGACCTCTCAGGGAGCGGGGACGCTCTCCGCTCGGCAGCAGCGGCAGCTccacaaccagaaccagaaccacagccACTTCGTGGGCTACGCGGCGCTGGACGTTTTGAAGAATGTGGCGACCGCGGTCGCGTCGAGCAAGGCGAGCGTTTGCGGTAACGTCCCGGGCTGCCTGAGCGGCGGCAGCGGCCATCACGGCGCGGGGCCGGCGGCTCCGGCTCCCAGGCAGGGGACGGCGGCGTCCAACGGGACCGCGCGCAGCTCCGTCGCGGAGCCACCGGGCGGGGGTAGAGCCCTGCCCCAGAAGAAGACGAGCTCGgtctcctcctcgtcttcccaGGAGTCGGAGACGGAgggctctcctcctcctcccggcCGCTCGCTCGAGAGGACTATGGGGGGGAGCGCGACGGGCGGCGCGCTCTTCTGCTCGAGGGACGGCGGCGCGGAGGGCAACGCGAACCTCTGCCACCACCGACACCCGGAGGAGCACCCGGCTTTAAATTTACCGCAGGTCTGCGGGAAGCGTCACCAGCAGGTCCCCCCCTCCGCGCACGCTAGCAGCTCACACAGTCACCACCCGGGCCGGAGGAAAAGCGACAACAAGGCGAGCACCTACGGGGCGAACTACTGGCTTTCGAACTGCGCCAATGGCAACTGTGCGAACACTTGGACGCCCTGGAAGACGAGGAAATACAAGCCCGGGGTGCTCGG gctccATGAAGAGGTGGTGGACTTCTACAACTTCATGTCCCCCCGGCCCGAAGAGGCAGCGATGAGGAAGGAGGTGGTGACGCGAATCAAGCGAATCATCACCGAGCTGTGGCCCAAAGCGGAC gtTCAGATATTTGGCAGCTTCAGCACAGGACTGTACCTTCCAACCAG CGACATCGACCTGGTCGTGTTCGGATCCTGGGAGCGACCCCCGctgcaggagctggagcagGCGCTCCGCGAGCACAACGTGGCGGAACCCGACTCCATTAAAGTGTTGGACAAAGCTACA GTGCCAATCATCAAACTGACGGACCAAGAGACCGAGGTGAAAGTGGACATCTGCTTCAACATGAACTCTGGGGTGAAGGCGGCGAGCTTCATCAAAGACTACTTAAAG GAGTACCCGGTTCTGCCTTACCTGATCTTTGTCCTGAAgcagtttctgctgcagagagaTCTGAATGAAGTCTTCACTGGGGGCATTAGCTCCTACAGCCTCATCCTGATGGTCATTAGTTTCCTCCAG CTCCATCCTCGTATCGACGCCCGAATCCCCAACCAGAACCTGGGCATGTTACTGATCGAGTTCTTTGAGCTGTACGGCCGCCAGTTCAACTACTTGAAAACAGCGATTCGCCTCGCGAACGGAGGCGCATACGTAGCCAAAGAGGAGATGATGAAGGTCATGACCAACGGGAACAGGCCGTCCATGCTCTGCATAGAGGACCCCCTGGTTCCGG GTAACGATGTGGGGAGGGGTTCTTACGGTGCCATGCAAGTCAAGCAGGCGTTTGACTACGCCTACATTGTGCTGAGTCATGCTGTGTCCCCTCTTGCTCGGTCGTATCCCAATAAAGACTGCGAAAG CACGTTGGGGAGGATCATCAGGTTGACCCAGGAAGTTATCAAGTACAGGGAGTGGATCATCAAGAAGTGGGGGGGCAAGGATTCACCGCGAGCGGACGACAGAG cagtgACGTCGCCCAAAGAGCCAGTTTCCCATCAGGAGCCGTGTGAGCCCGGCGGTGGGGGGGTCGGCGGTTCAGAAGAGCAGCAAAGGGACTCGGTGTCGCCTCACAGCGCCGACTCGCCCATGTCCATCTCCAGCCCCCAGCAGCACTCCTCGGACTCATCGGTGTCGTCGCTGTCCGGATCGGACAAC GACTCCGATTCAGCAGTGCCATGCCCCCTCCCTCCGCCAGCCTTACCAGCATATGTGTCCTTCCCCCCCCTTGCTTTGGCCTTAGCGCCGGGCCTCAACATGGCAACCGGAAAGCCCGGCGTGGGAGGGCACCATCTGCTCCTTCCGCCAGGTTCACAG GCTCACGTCTCGCTGGCCGGGGCTCTCGCGCTGCACTCCATGCCTGGCAGACAGGTGTGTATGGACACCGGGCTCCCTCCTTTCTTCCACTTGCCCCCCCCGGCCCACGCTCCCGCCCCTTCCAGCCCCCAGCCTCCGCCCAGCCCCCACTCCGGCCACACACACAAG aACGGGACAAAGTTCAACATGAAGGGCTTCTTCAGCCAGCCGCTGGTGAACAGCGCCGCCGTGGCGAACCGCGGACACACCCAGTATCACGGCAAGTCCTGGCGGCGCAGGAAGAGGGACGGCCTCCCCGTCAGCCTCAGCAGATAG
- the tent4a gene encoding terminal nucleotidyltransferase 4A isoform X4, which translates to MDPRVAWIQPEQKGPANALWMHVWETSQGAGTLSARQQRQLHNQNQNHSHFVGYAALDVLKNVATAVASSKASVCGNVPGCLSGGSGHHGAGPAAPAPRQGTAASNGTARSSVAEPPGGGRALPQKKTSSVSSSSSQESETEGSPPPPGRSLERTMGGSATGGALFCSRDGGAEGNANLCHHRHPEEHPALNLPQVCGKRHQQVPPSAHASSSHSHHPGRRKSDNKASTYGANYWLSNCANGNCANTWTPWKTRKYKPGVLGLHEEVVDFYNFMSPRPEEAAMRKEVVTRIKRIITELWPKADVQIFGSFSTGLYLPTSDIDLVVFGSWERPPLQELEQALREHNVAEPDSIKVLDKATVPIIKLTDQETEVKVDICFNMNSGVKAASFIKDYLKEYPVLPYLIFVLKQFLLQRDLNEVFTGGISSYSLILMVISFLQLHPRIDARIPNQNLGMLLIEFFELYGRQFNYLKTAIRLANGGAYVAKEEMMKVMTNGNRPSMLCIEDPLVPGNDVGRGSYGAMQVKQAFDYAYIVLSHAVSPLARSYPNKDCESTLGRIIRLTQEVIKYREWIIKKWGGKDSPRADDRVTSPKEPVSHQEPCEPGGGGVGGSEEQQRDSVSPHSADSPMSISSPQQHSSDSSVSSLSGSDNDSDSAVPCPLPPPALPAYVSFPPLALALAPGLNMATGKPGVGGHHLLLPPGSQAHVSLAGALALHSMPGRQVCMDTGLPPFFHLPPPAHAPAPSSPQPPPSPHSGHTHKNGTKFNMKGFFSQPLVNSAAVANRGHTQYHGKSWRRRKRDGLPVSLSR; encoded by the exons ATGGATCCGAGGGTAGCCTGGATCCAGCCCGAACAGAAAGGACCTGCGAACGCCTTATGGATGCACGTCTGGGAGACCTCTCAGGGAGCGGGGACGCTCTCCGCTCGGCAGCAGCGGCAGCTccacaaccagaaccagaaccacagccACTTCGTGGGCTACGCGGCGCTGGACGTTTTGAAGAATGTGGCGACCGCGGTCGCGTCGAGCAAGGCGAGCGTTTGCGGTAACGTCCCGGGCTGCCTGAGCGGCGGCAGCGGCCATCACGGCGCGGGGCCGGCGGCTCCGGCTCCCAGGCAGGGGACGGCGGCGTCCAACGGGACCGCGCGCAGCTCCGTCGCGGAGCCACCGGGCGGGGGTAGAGCCCTGCCCCAGAAGAAGACGAGCTCGgtctcctcctcgtcttcccaGGAGTCGGAGACGGAgggctctcctcctcctcccggcCGCTCGCTCGAGAGGACTATGGGGGGGAGCGCGACGGGCGGCGCGCTCTTCTGCTCGAGGGACGGCGGCGCGGAGGGCAACGCGAACCTCTGCCACCACCGACACCCGGAGGAGCACCCGGCTTTAAATTTACCGCAGGTCTGCGGGAAGCGTCACCAGCAGGTCCCCCCCTCCGCGCACGCTAGCAGCTCACACAGTCACCACCCGGGCCGGAGGAAAAGCGACAACAAGGCGAGCACCTACGGGGCGAACTACTGGCTTTCGAACTGCGCCAATGGCAACTGTGCGAACACTTGGACGCCCTGGAAGACGAGGAAATACAAGCCCGGGGTGCTCGG gctccATGAAGAGGTGGTGGACTTCTACAACTTCATGTCCCCCCGGCCCGAAGAGGCAGCGATGAGGAAGGAGGTGGTGACGCGAATCAAGCGAATCATCACCGAGCTGTGGCCCAAAGCGGAC gtTCAGATATTTGGCAGCTTCAGCACAGGACTGTACCTTCCAACCAG CGACATCGACCTGGTCGTGTTCGGATCCTGGGAGCGACCCCCGctgcaggagctggagcagGCGCTCCGCGAGCACAACGTGGCGGAACCCGACTCCATTAAAGTGTTGGACAAAGCTACA GTGCCAATCATCAAACTGACGGACCAAGAGACCGAGGTGAAAGTGGACATCTGCTTCAACATGAACTCTGGGGTGAAGGCGGCGAGCTTCATCAAAGACTACTTAAAG GAGTACCCGGTTCTGCCTTACCTGATCTTTGTCCTGAAgcagtttctgctgcagagagaTCTGAATGAAGTCTTCACTGGGGGCATTAGCTCCTACAGCCTCATCCTGATGGTCATTAGTTTCCTCCAG CTCCATCCTCGTATCGACGCCCGAATCCCCAACCAGAACCTGGGCATGTTACTGATCGAGTTCTTTGAGCTGTACGGCCGCCAGTTCAACTACTTGAAAACAGCGATTCGCCTCGCGAACGGAGGCGCATACGTAGCCAAAGAGGAGATGATGAAGGTCATGACCAACGGGAACAGGCCGTCCATGCTCTGCATAGAGGACCCCCTGGTTCCGG GTAACGATGTGGGGAGGGGTTCTTACGGTGCCATGCAAGTCAAGCAGGCGTTTGACTACGCCTACATTGTGCTGAGTCATGCTGTGTCCCCTCTTGCTCGGTCGTATCCCAATAAAGACTGCGAAAG CACGTTGGGGAGGATCATCAGGTTGACCCAGGAAGTTATCAAGTACAGGGAGTGGATCATCAAGAAGTGGGGGGGCAAGGATTCACCGCGAGCGGACGACAGAG tgACGTCGCCCAAAGAGCCAGTTTCCCATCAGGAGCCGTGTGAGCCCGGCGGTGGGGGGGTCGGCGGTTCAGAAGAGCAGCAAAGGGACTCGGTGTCGCCTCACAGCGCCGACTCGCCCATGTCCATCTCCAGCCCCCAGCAGCACTCCTCGGACTCATCGGTGTCGTCGCTGTCCGGATCGGACAAC GACTCCGATTCAGCAGTGCCATGCCCCCTCCCTCCGCCAGCCTTACCAGCATATGTGTCCTTCCCCCCCCTTGCTTTGGCCTTAGCGCCGGGCCTCAACATGGCAACCGGAAAGCCCGGCGTGGGAGGGCACCATCTGCTCCTTCCGCCAGGTTCACAG GCTCACGTCTCGCTGGCCGGGGCTCTCGCGCTGCACTCCATGCCTGGCAGACAGGTGTGTATGGACACCGGGCTCCCTCCTTTCTTCCACTTGCCCCCCCCGGCCCACGCTCCCGCCCCTTCCAGCCCCCAGCCTCCGCCCAGCCCCCACTCCGGCCACACACACAAG aACGGGACAAAGTTCAACATGAAGGGCTTCTTCAGCCAGCCGCTGGTGAACAGCGCCGCCGTGGCGAACCGCGGACACACCCAGTATCACGGCAAGTCCTGGCGGCGCAGGAAGAGGGACGGCCTCCCCGTCAGCCTCAGCAGATAG
- the tent4a gene encoding terminal nucleotidyltransferase 4A isoform X2, whose product MDPRVAWIQPEQKGPANALWMHVWETSQGAGTLSARQQRQLHNQNQNHSHFVGYAALDVLKNVATAVASSKASVCGNVPGCLSGGSGHHGAGPAAPAPRQGTAASNGTARSSVAEPPGGGRALPQKKTSSVSSSSSQESETEGSPPPPGRSLERTMGGSATGGALFCSRDGGAEGNANLCHHRHPEEHPALNLPQVCGKRHQQVPPSAHASSSHSHHPGRRKSDNKASTYGANYWLSNCANGNCANTWTPWKTRKYKPGVLGLHEEVVDFYNFMSPRPEEAAMRKEVVTRIKRIITELWPKADVQIFGSFSTGLYLPTSDIDLVVFGSWERPPLQELEQALREHNVAEPDSIKVLDKATVPIIKLTDQETEVKVDICFNMNSGVKAASFIKDYLKEYPVLPYLIFVLKQFLLQRDLNEVFTGGISSYSLILMVISFLQLHPRIDARIPNQNLGMLLIEFFELYGRQFNYLKTAIRLANGGAYVAKEEMMKVMTNGNRPSMLCIEDPLVPGNDVGRGSYGAMQVKQAFDYAYIVLSHAVSPLARSYPNKDCERSDTLGRIIRLTQEVIKYREWIIKKWGGKDSPRADDRVTSPKEPVSHQEPCEPGGGGVGGSEEQQRDSVSPHSADSPMSISSPQQHSSDSSVSSLSGSDNDSDSAVPCPLPPPALPAYVSFPPLALALAPGLNMATGKPGVGGHHLLLPPGSQAHVSLAGALALHSMPGRQVCMDTGLPPFFHLPPPAHAPAPSSPQPPPSPHSGHTHKNGTKFNMKGFFSQPLVNSAAVANRGHTQYHGKSWRRRKRDGLPVSLSR is encoded by the exons ATGGATCCGAGGGTAGCCTGGATCCAGCCCGAACAGAAAGGACCTGCGAACGCCTTATGGATGCACGTCTGGGAGACCTCTCAGGGAGCGGGGACGCTCTCCGCTCGGCAGCAGCGGCAGCTccacaaccagaaccagaaccacagccACTTCGTGGGCTACGCGGCGCTGGACGTTTTGAAGAATGTGGCGACCGCGGTCGCGTCGAGCAAGGCGAGCGTTTGCGGTAACGTCCCGGGCTGCCTGAGCGGCGGCAGCGGCCATCACGGCGCGGGGCCGGCGGCTCCGGCTCCCAGGCAGGGGACGGCGGCGTCCAACGGGACCGCGCGCAGCTCCGTCGCGGAGCCACCGGGCGGGGGTAGAGCCCTGCCCCAGAAGAAGACGAGCTCGgtctcctcctcgtcttcccaGGAGTCGGAGACGGAgggctctcctcctcctcccggcCGCTCGCTCGAGAGGACTATGGGGGGGAGCGCGACGGGCGGCGCGCTCTTCTGCTCGAGGGACGGCGGCGCGGAGGGCAACGCGAACCTCTGCCACCACCGACACCCGGAGGAGCACCCGGCTTTAAATTTACCGCAGGTCTGCGGGAAGCGTCACCAGCAGGTCCCCCCCTCCGCGCACGCTAGCAGCTCACACAGTCACCACCCGGGCCGGAGGAAAAGCGACAACAAGGCGAGCACCTACGGGGCGAACTACTGGCTTTCGAACTGCGCCAATGGCAACTGTGCGAACACTTGGACGCCCTGGAAGACGAGGAAATACAAGCCCGGGGTGCTCGG gctccATGAAGAGGTGGTGGACTTCTACAACTTCATGTCCCCCCGGCCCGAAGAGGCAGCGATGAGGAAGGAGGTGGTGACGCGAATCAAGCGAATCATCACCGAGCTGTGGCCCAAAGCGGAC gtTCAGATATTTGGCAGCTTCAGCACAGGACTGTACCTTCCAACCAG CGACATCGACCTGGTCGTGTTCGGATCCTGGGAGCGACCCCCGctgcaggagctggagcagGCGCTCCGCGAGCACAACGTGGCGGAACCCGACTCCATTAAAGTGTTGGACAAAGCTACA GTGCCAATCATCAAACTGACGGACCAAGAGACCGAGGTGAAAGTGGACATCTGCTTCAACATGAACTCTGGGGTGAAGGCGGCGAGCTTCATCAAAGACTACTTAAAG GAGTACCCGGTTCTGCCTTACCTGATCTTTGTCCTGAAgcagtttctgctgcagagagaTCTGAATGAAGTCTTCACTGGGGGCATTAGCTCCTACAGCCTCATCCTGATGGTCATTAGTTTCCTCCAG CTCCATCCTCGTATCGACGCCCGAATCCCCAACCAGAACCTGGGCATGTTACTGATCGAGTTCTTTGAGCTGTACGGCCGCCAGTTCAACTACTTGAAAACAGCGATTCGCCTCGCGAACGGAGGCGCATACGTAGCCAAAGAGGAGATGATGAAGGTCATGACCAACGGGAACAGGCCGTCCATGCTCTGCATAGAGGACCCCCTGGTTCCGG GTAACGATGTGGGGAGGGGTTCTTACGGTGCCATGCAAGTCAAGCAGGCGTTTGACTACGCCTACATTGTGCTGAGTCATGCTGTGTCCCCTCTTGCTCGGTCGTATCCCAATAAAGACTGCGAAAGGTCAGA CACGTTGGGGAGGATCATCAGGTTGACCCAGGAAGTTATCAAGTACAGGGAGTGGATCATCAAGAAGTGGGGGGGCAAGGATTCACCGCGAGCGGACGACAGAG tgACGTCGCCCAAAGAGCCAGTTTCCCATCAGGAGCCGTGTGAGCCCGGCGGTGGGGGGGTCGGCGGTTCAGAAGAGCAGCAAAGGGACTCGGTGTCGCCTCACAGCGCCGACTCGCCCATGTCCATCTCCAGCCCCCAGCAGCACTCCTCGGACTCATCGGTGTCGTCGCTGTCCGGATCGGACAAC GACTCCGATTCAGCAGTGCCATGCCCCCTCCCTCCGCCAGCCTTACCAGCATATGTGTCCTTCCCCCCCCTTGCTTTGGCCTTAGCGCCGGGCCTCAACATGGCAACCGGAAAGCCCGGCGTGGGAGGGCACCATCTGCTCCTTCCGCCAGGTTCACAG GCTCACGTCTCGCTGGCCGGGGCTCTCGCGCTGCACTCCATGCCTGGCAGACAGGTGTGTATGGACACCGGGCTCCCTCCTTTCTTCCACTTGCCCCCCCCGGCCCACGCTCCCGCCCCTTCCAGCCCCCAGCCTCCGCCCAGCCCCCACTCCGGCCACACACACAAG aACGGGACAAAGTTCAACATGAAGGGCTTCTTCAGCCAGCCGCTGGTGAACAGCGCCGCCGTGGCGAACCGCGGACACACCCAGTATCACGGCAAGTCCTGGCGGCGCAGGAAGAGGGACGGCCTCCCCGTCAGCCTCAGCAGATAG